Genomic DNA from Haloarcula marina:
TGACGCCGCTGGACGGCCTCGAACTCCTTCGGACGGTTCGCGACGAGTACCCCGACCTCCCGTTCATTCTCTTTACCGGGAAAGGGAGCGAGGAAGTCGCCAGCGAGGCCATCTCCGCGGGCGTCACCGATTACGTCCAGAAGAGCGGCGACAACGAGACGTTCGAGATGCTGTACAACCGCATCGAGAACGCCGTCGACCACGCCCGCACCGAACAGCGACTCGCCTACCAGAGCAGTCTCCTCGACACGATATTCGAGCGGATTCCCCACCACATGTACGTCAAAGACGCCGAGGGGCGGCACCTCCGCGTCAGCGAGGCCCACGTCGACGACCCCGCTGCCGTCATCGGCAAGACCGACACCGAGATGTACCCCGAAATCCACGCCGAGGACACCTACAGGGACGATATGCAGGTTATCGAGGAAGGGGACCCGATAATCCACAAGGAAGAGCAGACCATCGCGGAGGTCAGCAAGACGTACAGTTTCGACAACCTCTACGACAACTACGAGAAGGATGTCGTCACCGACAAACAGCGGTACAACGAGTGGGTGCTCACCTCGAAGGTCCCGTGGCGCGACGAGGACGGAGACATCGTCGGCCTCATCGGCATCACCCTCGACATCAGCGACCAGAAACACTACGAACAGTCCCTCGAACGCCACACCGAGCGACTCGAACAGTTCCTCGCCGAGGTGGCCCACGACGTCCGCTCGCCGCTACAGGTCGCCAGTGCCAACGCCGCGTTGCTCCGCGACGACGTGGACGGCGACGACGCACGCGATAGACTGGACGCTATCGAGCGGAATCACGACCGCATCGCCGCGCTGGCCGACGAACTCGCGAACTTCGCCCGCCACGGCGACGTGGAACCCACGCCCGAACCGGTCGACCTGAACGAGATGGTCGCGGACGCGTGGGCCAGTCACGCCACCGACGAGGCGACCCTCACGGTCGGGGACCTCCCGACGGTGGAGGCCGACCGGACCGAACTGCGACGGTTGGTCGACAACCTCGTCGACAACGCCATCGACCACGCGGGGACGGAGGCGGCGGTGACGGTCGGCCCCATCGACGGCGGCGGGTTCTACGTCGCCGACGACGGCCCCGGCGTCCCGGCGGACGAACGCGCGACCGTGTTCGAGACTGGCTACACCACCGCCGCCGACGGAACCGGACTCGGCCTCGCAATCGTCGACACCGTCGCCGACCGCCACGACTGGACGGTATCGGTCACCGACAGCGAGGACGGCGGCGCGCGCTTCGAGATACACGTCTGAAGGAGTCGCCCGACCGCTACCGTTTTGGCCGCCCCACTCTACCGCTCGGACATGGCTACAGAGGAGGGCGTCGGCGCGCGCATCGAGGCGCTCGTCGCACGGGTGTTCGACGACCGGTTGCCCGCGCCGGAGGGACTGCCGCGGTACGTCGCACCGCTCCCGCGATGGCTGGAGAACGTCGGCCTCCGACTGGCGTGGCCCATCGCCATCGTCAACCTCCTCGGGACGCTCTTCGGCTTCTGGTACTACGCGGGCCGACCGCTGAACCTCGCGCCGCCGCTCGTCGAGGGGCAACTCGGGGCGGCCCCGGTGCTGGCGTATCCGCTCATCCCCGACTCGCCCGTGGCGACGATGTTCATCGGCCTCTCGTTCGTCGCGTGGAAACTCGACTGGGACGCCCAGTGGCTCCACATGCTCGCCTTCTTCGGCTGTATCAAACTCGGCCTGTGGACGCCGTTCGTCCAGTTGGTCGTCAACGGCGTCGGCTCGATTCCGCTGTGGCTCTACTGGTTCCTCGTCCTCTCGCACATGGCGATGGCCGTCGAGGCGTTCCTCATCCACCGCTACGCGAGCTTTTCGGTTCCCGCGGTGGCCGTCGCCGTCGTCTGGTACGGCTTCAACGACGTGGTCGACTACTTCGTGCCGGTGCTGGGCGGCCCACATCACACCTGGCTCCGCGGCGAACCCGTCGTCGCCGCCTACCAGTTCGACCACACCGTCCTCGCCCACGACCTCGCGGCGGGATGGGCTGTCGTCCTGACGATTCTCGCGACGTTTCTCGCTCTCTCGACGCGCATCGAGAAGGTGAAGCGACGCTGACCGACCGCACAGCCTCAGTTCTCGGCGTCGGCCGTCGACCGTTTTGCGTGGATAGATAGCCCCATTGCCACGAACACGCAGACGAGCGCGCCGACGCCGACGGCGGCCGCTGCCACGTCCCACGGGAACGACCGGCCGATGCGACCGAGCACCGACGGTTCGA
This window encodes:
- a CDS encoding hybrid sensor histidine kinase/response regulator, with translation MGWEWPPREWDEQIRVLHVDDNSDFLDVATAMLARQADELNVVPVDDPASVTDRLSEARVDCIVSDYDMTPLDGLELLRTVRDEYPDLPFILFTGKGSEEVASEAISAGVTDYVQKSGDNETFEMLYNRIENAVDHARTEQRLAYQSSLLDTIFERIPHHMYVKDAEGRHLRVSEAHVDDPAAVIGKTDTEMYPEIHAEDTYRDDMQVIEEGDPIIHKEEQTIAEVSKTYSFDNLYDNYEKDVVTDKQRYNEWVLTSKVPWRDEDGDIVGLIGITLDISDQKHYEQSLERHTERLEQFLAEVAHDVRSPLQVASANAALLRDDVDGDDARDRLDAIERNHDRIAALADELANFARHGDVEPTPEPVDLNEMVADAWASHATDEATLTVGDLPTVEADRTELRRLVDNLVDNAIDHAGTEAAVTVGPIDGGGFYVADDGPGVPADERATVFETGYTTAADGTGLGLAIVDTVADRHDWTVSVTDSEDGGARFEIHV
- a CDS encoding DUF1405 domain-containing protein, coding for MATEEGVGARIEALVARVFDDRLPAPEGLPRYVAPLPRWLENVGLRLAWPIAIVNLLGTLFGFWYYAGRPLNLAPPLVEGQLGAAPVLAYPLIPDSPVATMFIGLSFVAWKLDWDAQWLHMLAFFGCIKLGLWTPFVQLVVNGVGSIPLWLYWFLVLSHMAMAVEAFLIHRYASFSVPAVAVAVVWYGFNDVVDYFVPVLGGPHHTWLRGEPVVAAYQFDHTVLAHDLAAGWAVVLTILATFLALSTRIEKVKRR